Proteins co-encoded in one Oceanispirochaeta sp. M1 genomic window:
- a CDS encoding MBL fold metallo-hydrolase — protein MKEQLIAAKITVHRGSNEIGGTCIQISTSSTTILLDIGLPLNGIEEEPSTVEYDLPDLPQKIDAVFISHYHKDHWGLAGLLKESTPLYLPGKAKDLLLMQQRLLGRDQNSFLHTSKPYKPGETLHIGDITVKTHLVDHSAMDACAFEIDADGERIVYTGDFRKHGRKGKLWYKFINDIESPVDKLICEGTMLSRTDSKVPTEDELEKRAIEILKTHEGGLALGWGSSVNFDRITTFYRVAKQTGRELAVDIFIAHMLSIAARGTGLPDPKTFDDIRVYYPPAISNMITKSCGSEMLYPYKNKKLSREESNANPGKYLILTRPSCRPRWLDQITNWENSVLFYSQWSGYRKLKKNDNFLSWLYTKGCRDVTLHTSGHADPDTIRRTIEKLNPSEVIPVHTENPGWFSNRDK, from the coding sequence ATTAAGGAGCAGCTTATCGCAGCAAAAATAACAGTCCACAGAGGTTCCAATGAAATTGGAGGTACCTGTATCCAGATCAGTACCAGCAGCACAACCATCCTCCTGGATATCGGCCTGCCCTTAAACGGCATAGAAGAGGAACCTTCAACAGTAGAGTATGACCTGCCGGATCTTCCCCAAAAGATAGATGCAGTCTTTATCAGTCACTACCACAAAGACCACTGGGGTCTGGCAGGACTTCTAAAAGAGTCCACTCCCCTCTACCTCCCGGGTAAAGCTAAGGATCTCCTGTTGATGCAGCAAAGGCTTCTAGGCAGGGATCAGAATTCATTTCTGCATACATCAAAACCATACAAACCGGGAGAAACCCTTCATATAGGAGATATCACAGTAAAGACTCACCTAGTGGATCACTCCGCCATGGATGCCTGCGCTTTTGAAATAGACGCTGATGGTGAACGTATTGTCTATACAGGAGACTTCAGGAAACACGGCCGAAAAGGAAAACTCTGGTATAAATTCATAAATGACATCGAATCACCTGTAGATAAATTGATCTGTGAAGGAACAATGCTGAGCCGCACTGATTCAAAGGTTCCCACGGAAGATGAGCTTGAAAAAAGAGCTATTGAGATCCTTAAAACACACGAAGGTGGTCTCGCTCTGGGCTGGGGATCATCTGTCAATTTTGACAGAATAACCACCTTCTACAGAGTGGCAAAGCAGACAGGGAGAGAGCTGGCTGTAGACATATTCATAGCCCATATGCTGAGTATCGCCGCCAGAGGAACAGGACTCCCCGACCCGAAGACATTTGATGACATCAGGGTCTACTATCCCCCTGCCATCAGTAATATGATTACAAAGTCCTGTGGTAGTGAAATGCTCTACCCCTACAAAAACAAAAAACTCTCCAGGGAAGAGTCAAATGCCAACCCGGGCAAGTACCTGATACTCACAAGACCTTCCTGCCGTCCCAGATGGCTGGACCAGATAACAAACTGGGAAAACAGCGTCCTCTTTTACTCCCAATGGTCGGGATACAGAAAACTAAAAAAGAACGACAATTTCCTAAGCTGGCTTTATACTAAAGGCTGCAGGGATGTAACCCTGCACACCAGCGGCCATGCCGATCCCGACACAATCCGCAGGACTATTGAGAAACTTAATCCATCTGAGGTGATTCCGGTTCATACTGAGAATCCGGGGTGGTTTAGTAACAGAGACAAATAG